The following proteins are co-located in the Osmia bicornis bicornis unplaced genomic scaffold, iOsmBic2.1, whole genome shotgun sequence genome:
- the LOC123989220 gene encoding parathymosin-like has translation MESTWKVEVLTELRKIGESVDEIRKELERRRTREERNGQSSEEAKDADIGKGEDDTEEEAVEREKKGGKNKSGDKSGVPKRDKKEQGGREEEDDNEEKTKRKKRKNAVSPEEKGEKKLKERINEGRELSEDEGEENTERDSGE, from the coding sequence ATGGAAAGCACGTGGAAGGTCGAAGTATTAACAGAGCTGAGAAAAATAGGCGAGAGCGTGGACGAGATAAGGAAGGAATTAGAAAGGAGAAGGACACGTGAAGAGCGGAACGGACAAAGTTCAGAGGAGGCAAAAGACGCAGACATAGGAAAAGGAGAAGACGACACAGAGGAGGAAGCggtagaaagagagaagaaaggagGAAAGAACAAAAGCGGGGATAAGAGTGGAGTACCGAAGAGAGACAAGAAAGAGCAGGGGGGAAGAGAGGAAGAAGATGACAACGAAGAGAAGacaaagaggaaaaaaaggaaaaatgctGTATCGCCTgaggaaaaaggagaaaagaagcTAAAGGAAAGAATAAACGAAGGAAGAGAATTATCGGAGGATGAAGGTGAGGAAAACACAGAGAGAGACAGCGGGGAGTGA